Proteins from one Acetobacteroides hydrogenigenes genomic window:
- a CDS encoding UpxY family transcription antiterminator, which yields MANTNNNKELQSRWLVGYCAPRSEKQVYDKLLKQGYTAYLPLAKSSRKWSDRIKIVEIPLFTSYIFVYLNNFEVYEALKSIPQLVRFVYSQGKFAEITEKEIESIKKFLTKTEGYQFSFEENQMVEVREGILKGKKGIITKLGKTKMQLRIEEFGWVVTAEILRTQAKSVE from the coding sequence ATGGCAAATACAAATAACAATAAAGAGCTACAATCGCGATGGCTGGTAGGCTACTGCGCGCCACGTTCCGAGAAGCAGGTTTACGATAAGCTTCTCAAACAGGGCTATACTGCCTACCTTCCGCTGGCAAAGTCTTCGCGCAAGTGGAGCGATCGAATAAAAATTGTTGAAATACCCCTTTTTACCTCATACATTTTTGTTTACCTAAACAACTTCGAGGTGTACGAAGCGCTAAAGAGTATCCCCCAGCTGGTTCGATTCGTCTACTCGCAGGGTAAGTTTGCCGAGATTACCGAAAAGGAGATCGAAAGCATTAAAAAGTTCTTAACCAAAACCGAAGGCTACCAGTTCTCGTTCGAGGAGAATCAGATGGTAGAGGTCCGCGAGGGAATACTAAAGGGCAAGAAGGGCATCATCACCAAGCTAGGGAAGACCAAAATGCAGCTCCGTATCGAGGAGTTTGGATGGGTGGTTACTGCCGAAATACTTCGTACACAGGCCAAATCGGTAGAGTGA